In a single window of the Leptospira sanjuanensis genome:
- a CDS encoding SET domain-containing protein: protein MLLVPTYIANSPIGGFGLFAGRDIQKGELIWKYHPKTVWILTDQELNSLPPSVQEMFRTYSYQTDGKWYYCSDNSKFMNHSDDPNTKEDFTGDQTNPMGQDSATRLILKGEELTCNYKLFDDNWTIKLGSDS, encoded by the coding sequence ATGCTCTTGGTTCCCACATACATCGCTAATTCTCCGATCGGAGGTTTCGGTCTCTTTGCCGGCCGTGATATTCAAAAAGGAGAATTGATTTGGAAATATCATCCGAAGACGGTTTGGATTCTAACCGATCAAGAGCTGAATTCCCTACCTCCTTCCGTTCAAGAAATGTTCCGCACGTATTCGTATCAAACGGACGGCAAATGGTATTATTGCTCCGATAATTCGAAGTTTATGAATCACAGCGACGATCCGAATACGAAAGAAGATTTTACGGGCGATCAAACGAACCCGATGGGACAAGACAGCGCGACTCGATTGATTCTCAAAGGAGAAGAGCTGACCTGCAATTACAAACTCTTTGACGATAACTGGACGATCAAACTCGGATCAGATTCTTGA